A window of Nocardia arthritidis genomic DNA:
CGTCGGTCAGGCCGGTATCGCGCTCACCGCCTACAGCGGGGGCGCCGTATTCGGCACCGTACTCGGCGGGGAGCTGACCCATCGGCTGGGTGCGCGCGGCACGATAGTCGCCGCTATGACGGGGTCGGCGACCGTCCTCGCGGCGATCCCGCTGCTCGCCCGGCCCGGACTGTTCTTCGCGCTGATCGGCGCGGTCGCGGCGGCCGGGCTGGTGACTCAGGCCTATCGGCCCGCCGCCGCGGTGCTGTTGAGCGACCTTATGCCGCAACAACATCGGGTGATGGCGTTTTCCATGATGCGGATCGCGCTGAACGCGGGCGCGGCGGTGAGCCCGTTGATCGCCGCCGCGGTGATCCTGGCCGACTGGAATCTGCTGCTGTGGATCGATGCGGCGACGGCGGCGGTCTACGCCGTTCTGGCCTGCACGCTGCTGCCCGGTCGTGCGGTCAGGGGTTCGATAGATACTGCTGCGGCGCACCAGAATTCGAAGCTGTCGGTAATTCTGCGCGACCGGCGCTACCACCTGTTCCTGGCCTCGGTGCTGCTCGGCTCGGTGATCTACACGCAGTACATCGTCGCGCTGCCGTTGAATATCACCGCCGATGGTTATCCGACAACGCTTTACAGCGCGGTGCTGGTGACGGCGTCCGCGGTGCTGATCGGGTGCGAGTTGAAGATCACCTCGTACGTGCGGCATTGGCCGGGCGCGGCGGCGGGTGCGGTCGGCACCATGGTGATGGGGTTCGGCGCCGCGGGCTTCGTCTTCGCCGGATACTCGGCCGCGGCGATCGTGGCCTGCACCGCGGTCTTCGTGCTCGGCGTAATGATCAGTGGCCCAACGATGTTCGCGTATCCGAGCAGCTTCCCCGCCGAGGTCAAGGCCCGCTATGTCGCCGCCCATCAGGCGACCTTCGGGCTCGGATCCGCGCTCGGGCCGACGCTCGGCGTGCTGGCGTGGGAGCGGCTCGGGTCCGGTGTCTGGCCACTGTGCGGCGCACTGGGACTCGTCGCGGCGTGGTGCGCGTACGCCGGGATGCGCCGGGCGGCCTGAGGCAGCATCGATCGTCGCCGGAGGAAACCATGCCCATCGATGTCGCCAAGGCGCGCAACGGCGTTCGGGCGCGTGGGCGGGAGTTGACGGCGCCGGTCGCCGTCGCGATCGCGGCGCCTGCCGCGTTCGGGGCCGCGATCTGGGCCTCGACCCGGATACACGCCGGGCCGGTGCTGTATCACGCCGCGCTGTTCACCCACCTGTCCTCGCTCGTGCTCGGATTCGGTGCGGTCCTGGTCGCCGACTACCTCGCCGTGCTGTGGCTGGCGGGGCGCTGCACACTCGCCGAGGCGGTGGCGGGCGCACAACGGCTGCACCTGCCGATCTGGCTCGGCCTGTCCGGCCTCGTGACCAGCGGCATGTTCCTGCGCCCCGAACTCGATGCGACGGCGACGCGAATCAAGCTGGCGCTCGTGCTGATCCTGATCGTCAACGGCGTGCAGGCGCTGGCGCTCGGCAGGCGGATGACGGCCGCCGAGCCGATCGGCACCCGGCTGCTGGTTCGCGGCGTCGCGACAACCGTTGTCTCCCAGCTGTGTTGGTGGGGATCGCTGTGGATCGGCTTCTGGACCGCGCAGTCGTGACCAGCTGAGCCCTGGGTAGCGCGTAACACGTTGCTACCCAGGGCTTTTTGGTGTGTTCGGAGTTGATGTCCGGGTCCGGCGAACGCTGTCGATCAATGCGCGCGCCGCATTCACTGATTCCAGCGAATCGAACCCATCGAGAATCAGGCGGAAGATGTGACCGAATACGACCTCGACGTCCTGGCGGTCGGCGCCGGGCCCGCGAACCTGGCCCTCGCCGTCGCCTTGGAGGAATCCGGGCACCGGCGCCTCGCCGAGAACACCCTGCTGCTCGAACAGCACCCCGACGTGAAATGGCAGCGCAACCTGCTGCTGCCATGGGCGCGCAGTCAGGTCTCCTTCCTGAAAGACCTTGTGACACTCCGTAATCCGCGCAGCAAGTTCTCTTTCCTGAACTACCAGTACGAGCGCGGGCGGCTCGACGAATTCGTCAACCTAGCCACGTTCAACCCCTACCGCTGGGAGCTGTCGGATTATCAACAGTGGGTGGCACATTCGTTGGACCACGTCCGGGTGCGCTACAACGCGCGGGCCGAACGCATCGAGCCCCGCTGCGCCGGTGACGGCGGGATCACCGGGTGGACCGTGTATTTGGCCGACGGTGACCGGATCAGTTGCCGCGATCTGGTTTTCGGTGCCGGACGTGATCCGCACATCCCCGGGGTCTTCGCGAATCTACCGGCGGACAAGGTGATTCACAGCAGCCAGTACTGCGCCAGGATCGCGCAGGTCGCCGCGGCGGAGGAATCGGTTCGCCCGGTGGTGGTCGGCGGCGCGCAGAGCGCCGCCGAGATGTTCATGGCGGTGCACGCTGACCTGCCGCGCAGTGAACCGACCATGGTGCTGCGCTCGATCGGGTTGCAGAACTACCAGACAAGCAAATTCGTCAACGAGCTGTTCTATCCGTCGTTCGTCGACGAGTTCTACGGCTGTGCGGGCGAGGTGCGCGGCCGGATTCTCGACGAGGTGCATCTGACCAACTACGCGGGTCTGGCGCCGCCGTTCCTCGACGAGCTGTATTCGATGCTGTACCGGCAGAAGATGTTGGGGGAGCGGCGATCCCGGATCCGCTCGATGACCGAGGTGGTCGCGGCGCGGATGGACGGCGCCGAGATCGTGCTCGACCTGCGCGACCGCAAGAGCGGCAAGGTGGAACCGCTGCGCTGCGACACCGTATTGCTGGGCACCGGCTACGACCAGCGAATGCCTGCGATGGTGCGGGAACTGGTGGCCCGGATCGGGCTCGCCGAGCCGGCGGTGAGTCGGCGCTACCGGGTCGAGCTCGGTGGATCGAATTGGGGCGCACTGTATTTGCAGGGCGTCAACGAGCGGACGCACGGTATCTCCGACAGCCTGATCAGCGTGCTGGCGCATCGCTCCCAGGACATCGTCGACGATCTGCTCGATCGCCGCGCGGTATCCGGCATGGCGCAGGTGCGGTCGGCATGATCGAGATCCGCGGTCTCGACCGCACCGAACTGATCCGGGCATACGGCGTCGAATCCGCGCGCCTGCTGCCGTGGCCCGCGCTGAACGCGCCGTTCGAGGGCGCGTGGTGTGTGCTGCGCCCCGGCGGGGTGTCCGCAGCGCACGCGCACCACGAATACGAGTTGTTCATCGGCATCGCGGGCCGGGCCGTCGTCGAGGTGGACGGCGAGCGGCACGCGTTCGCCGCGGGCGATCTGGTGCATCTGACACCGGGGGCGACCCATCACGTCCGCAACGACGGCGATGCCGACTTCGAGTGGTACGCGATCTGGTGGGACACCGCCATGACGGCGAAATTCGCGGCGCGGCACGAGGAGTCGGCGCGATGAGCGAGCTTGCGAGCGAATCAATGGGCACAGCGCGCACCGCGCATGCCGCGACCGAGCGCCAGCGAGGGAGCGGCATGAGCGGGCCCACTATCGTGATCTCCCCGGCGCCGACGGCGAACGGCGATCTGCACCTCGGCCATATCGCCGGGCCCTTTCTCGCCGCCGATGTATATACCCGGTACGCGCGGGCGGTCGGCCGGGAGGTGTTGTTCGGCAGCGGCGTTCAGGACACCTCCACCTTCGTGACGACGACCGCGCATCGGCTCGGCACCACCCCGGAGGCGCTGATCCGGCGTTCCGCGAAGGAGGTCGAGGCGACGCTCGGCGCGCTCGGTATCGCCGTCGACGGATTCACCGGTTGGGAGTCGCGTTTCACCACATTCGTCGCCCGCTTCGTGCGCGAGCTGTACGACCTGCGCCGACTGGAGCCGCGACCGATGACCTTCCCGTATCTACCGCGCACCGGCGAGTTCCTGGTGGACGGTCATGTGGCCGGGGCCTGCCCAGTATGCCTGGAGGAGTCGTGCGCGGGATTGTGTGAGGGCTGCGGACATCCGGTAGCCGCCGCCGAACTGCTCGACCCGCGGTCGACCCGGTATCCGGACGAGCCGCTCGAATTCCGCACGGCCGTGGTTCTCGTGCTGCCGCTGGAACGCTATCGGGTTCAGCTGCGCGCGCATTTCGCCGGCTTGGTCGCGACGTTGCGGCCGCACCCGGCCCGTCTGCTCGCCGAGCTGCTCAGTAGTCGATTGCCGGATTTCCCTGTGACATACCCGATTTCGTGGGGCATACCGGTGCAGGGCGGTGAGTTCGGCGGTCAGGTGATCAATCCGAACGCCGA
This region includes:
- a CDS encoding SidA/IucD/PvdA family monooxygenase, which produces MTEYDLDVLAVGAGPANLALAVALEESGHRRLAENTLLLEQHPDVKWQRNLLLPWARSQVSFLKDLVTLRNPRSKFSFLNYQYERGRLDEFVNLATFNPYRWELSDYQQWVAHSLDHVRVRYNARAERIEPRCAGDGGITGWTVYLADGDRISCRDLVFGAGRDPHIPGVFANLPADKVIHSSQYCARIAQVAAAEESVRPVVVGGAQSAAEMFMAVHADLPRSEPTMVLRSIGLQNYQTSKFVNELFYPSFVDEFYGCAGEVRGRILDEVHLTNYAGLAPPFLDELYSMLYRQKMLGERRSRIRSMTEVVAARMDGAEIVLDLRDRKSGKVEPLRCDTVLLGTGYDQRMPAMVRELVARIGLAEPAVSRRYRVELGGSNWGALYLQGVNERTHGISDSLISVLAHRSQDIVDDLLDRRAVSGMAQVRSA
- a CDS encoding MFS transporter; its protein translation is MTAVRTRVRGGVLTAIRETPPPVRYLLLGVLVNQMGAFAQTFLVLYLTHREFTVGQAGIALTAYSGGAVFGTVLGGELTHRLGARGTIVAAMTGSATVLAAIPLLARPGLFFALIGAVAAAGLVTQAYRPAAAVLLSDLMPQQHRVMAFSMMRIALNAGAAVSPLIAAAVILADWNLLLWIDAATAAVYAVLACTLLPGRAVRGSIDTAAAHQNSKLSVILRDRRYHLFLASVLLGSVIYTQYIVALPLNITADGYPTTLYSAVLVTASAVLIGCELKITSYVRHWPGAAAGAVGTMVMGFGAAGFVFAGYSAAAIVACTAVFVLGVMISGPTMFAYPSSFPAEVKARYVAAHQATFGLGSALGPTLGVLAWERLGSGVWPLCGALGLVAAWCAYAGMRRAA
- a CDS encoding class I tRNA ligase family protein, producing the protein MSELASESMGTARTAHAATERQRGSGMSGPTIVISPAPTANGDLHLGHIAGPFLAADVYTRYARAVGREVLFGSGVQDTSTFVTTTAHRLGTTPEALIRRSAKEVEATLGALGIAVDGFTGWESRFTTFVARFVRELYDLRRLEPRPMTFPYLPRTGEFLVDGHVAGACPVCLEESCAGLCEGCGHPVAAAELLDPRSTRYPDEPLEFRTAVVLVLPLERYRVQLRAHFAGLVATLRPHPARLLAELLSSRLPDFPVTYPISWGIPVQGGEFGGQVINPNAESAAWTMYCATVAAERRGGNPEAEDALCRRESGARIAYFLGADNIYPFAIVAPALMLAHGDRYALPKMFLTNEFYELDHEKFSTSRGHVVWGRELAARVPRDLTRFHLADDSPEFQRTSFNERALAERTGARLVDPWNRVADKVDAWVGRGPLAVSPRARELSARIVERFTAAYELPGFSLNRVARTVTRQLIRLAATAEEGGDFCQQVDVVLRCAAPILIDLAAVLPDTGITGAADRTHIEPLRLPRLSRVGG
- a CDS encoding cupin domain-containing protein, translating into MIEIRGLDRTELIRAYGVESARLLPWPALNAPFEGAWCVLRPGGVSAAHAHHEYELFIGIAGRAVVEVDGERHAFAAGDLVHLTPGATHHVRNDGDADFEWYAIWWDTAMTAKFAARHEESAR